One Spinacia oleracea cultivar Varoflay chromosome 4, BTI_SOV_V1, whole genome shotgun sequence DNA segment encodes these proteins:
- the LOC110801777 gene encoding RING-H2 finger protein ATL78-like gives MMPTISFNSLPKEIINNLHYSRRLLLHPSFQQHSPPTTSQAPTPTYEVLEDPTGRGKPGYDANIIMIFAVLVFALICSLCINTFIRCVLKWSSMITGEPNYYLNMVSRSGHKKRVSNGLDKRALKTFPVVKYSNEVKIQGLGTECVICLCEFKGGEKVRILPKCHHGFHVKCIDEWLSAHSSCPTCRQSLVETCQKIIGCGGDHQTTTSSTTTTISSTTTSTIEVVIVSIVPLEREDLVRNYRGEVAQR, from the coding sequence ATGATGCCTACAATTTCCTTTAATTCTCTCCCTAAAGAAATCATCAATAACCTTCATTATTCTAGAAGATTACTACTTCACCCCTCATTTCAACAACACTCACCACCAACAACCTCACAAGCACCAACACCTACATACGAAGTTCTAGAAGACCCGACGGGCCGTGGAAAACCCGGCTATGATGCTAACATAATTATGATCTTTGCCGTCTTGGTATTCGCGCTAATCTGTTCATTATGCATAAACACCTTCATTAGGTGTGTACTTAAGTGGTCAAGCATGATTACCGGGGAGCCTAATTACTACCTAAACATGGTTAGCCGTAGTGGTCATAAGAAAAGAGTTAGTAATGGTTTGGACAAAAGGGCATTAAAGACATTTCCGGTGGTTAAGTACTCAAATGAGGTTAAGATTCAAGGGTTAGGTACAGAGTGTGTGATATGCTTATGTGAGTTTAAGGGAGGGGAGAAAGTTAGGATTTTACCAAAATGCCACCATGGGTTCCATGTTAAATGCATTGATGAATGGCTTAGTGCTCACTCCTCTTGCCCTACTTGTAGACAATCATTAGTTGAAACGTGTCAAAAGATCATTGGATGTGGTGGTGATCATcaaacaacaacatcatcaacaacaacaacaatatcatcaacaacaacatcaactaTAGAGGTGGTGATTGTAAGTATTGTGCCACTAGAAAGGGAAGATTTGGTGAGAAATTATAGAGGGGAAGTTGCTCAACGATAG